The following is a genomic window from Niveispirillum cyanobacteriorum.
CGCGCCGCAACTGATGGCGTGCCACGGCGTCGGGGAACCGTTCCTGCAAGGCCTTGGGGAAGTAGCGCATCAGATCGCGCTCAACCGTCTTATCCTCCGGCAGGTCGGAGGCCAGCAACTGGTCATAGAGGTCGATCTTGGCATAAGCCAGCAGCACCGCCGTTTCCGGGCGGGTCAGACCGCGCTTGGCGTTGACACGGGCGGCGATCTCCTCGTCATCGGGCAGGAACTCGATGGCGCGGGATAGTTTGCCGGCCTTTTCCATGGTGCGGGCGAACCGGGCCTGATCCTCCAGCGTTTCCACGGAAATGGCCTGGGCGATGGTCAGGGCCTGGGTCTGCTTGTAATTGTCGGCCAGGACCAGATCCGCCACCTCGTCCGTCATCTGGGCCAGCAGCACGTCGCGCTGTTCACGCGTCATGCCGCCGCCATCCATGACATCGCGCAGCAGGATCTTGATATTCACCTCATGGTCGGACGTATCCACGCCGGCGGAATTGTCGATAGCATCGGTATTGATCGACACGCCGGCCTGTGCCGCCTCGATACGACCGCGCTGGGTGAAGCCCAGATTGGCGCCTTCGCCCACCACCCTGGCCCGCAGATCGCGGCCATTCAGACGGATCGGATCATTGGCCTTGTCACCGGCATCGGCGTTGGTCTCGTCGGTGGACTTCACATAGGTGCCGATACCGCCCAGCCACAGCAGTTCCACCTTGGCGCGCAGGACGGCACGCATCAGCTCCGTCGGTGTGACCCGTTCGGTCTGAATCTCCAGGGCCTGACGGATTTCCGGCGACAGGGTGAGGGACTTCGCCCCCCGGTCGAAGATGGCGCCGCCCGGCGACAGCTTTGTCGTGTCATAATCGGCCCAGGACGAACGCGGCAGATCGAAAAGACGCTTACGCTCTACCCAGCTGCTGGTCGCATCCGGGTTGGGATCAACGAAGATGTGGCGATGGTCGAAGGCGGCGATCAGGCGAATATGCTTGGACAACAGCATACCGTTGCCAAACACGTCGCCCGACATGTCGCCCACGCCGACGGTGGTGAAATCCTCGGTCTGGATATCCTTGCCCAGTTCGCGGAAATGGCGCTTCACCGCCTCCCAGGCACCACGAGCGGTGATGCCCATGCCCTTATGGTCGTACCCGGCGGACCCGCCGGACGCGAAGGCGTCGTCCAACCAGAAGCCGTACTCACGCGATACGCCATTGGCGATGTCGCTGAAGGTCGCTGTACCCTTGTCGGCGGCCACCACAAGGTACGGGTCGTCACTGTCCAGACGCACGACATCGGTCGGCGGGATCACGACACCGTTTTTCAGGTTGTCGGTGATGTCCAGCAGGCCGCGCATCATCGTCTTATAGCATTCGATGACCTCGGCCATCACCGCATCCCGACCCGCACTGGCCGGCACGGGGTTCTTCACGATGAAGCCGCCCTTGCTGCCCACCGGCACGATCACCGCATTCTTGACGATCTGCGCCTTGATCAGGCCCAGGATCTCGGTGCGGAAATCCTCCTTGCGGTCGGACCAGCGGATACCGCCACGGGCCACCTTGCCACCACGCAGATGGATGGCCTCCACGCGCGGGCTATAGACCCAGATCTCCCGCCACGGGCGCGGCAGGGGCAGGTCGTCGATGGAGCCGCTGTCCAGCTTGAAGCTGATATAGCTCTTCGGCTTCCCGTCCGCGCCCTTCTGGAAGAAATTGGTGCGAAGCGTGGCGCGGATGATGTTCAGCATCCGGCGCAGGATGCGGTCTTCATCCAGATTGGTGACGGTGTCCAGCGCGTGGTCGATCTCCAGGATCAGGCCCTTGCGCTTGGTATCCACCTCATCCCGGCCCAGCTTGGCCAGGATGGCCGGATCATGGCTGAACCGGAACAGGTCCAACAGCAGGCGGGCGATCTTGGAATGGGTTGAGAGGGTATTCTCGATATATTCCTGACTGAAATCGAACTTGGCCTGCTTCAGATACTTGGCATAGGCACGGAAGACCGTGACCTCGCGCCAATCCATACCGGACAACAGCACCAGACGGTTGAACCCGTCCGACTGTGCCTCCCCGGTCCAGACGCGCTGGAACGCATCCTCGAATGCCGCCTTCACCCGGTCCAGCTCGACCGCGCGGCCATCGGCGGTGCGCATGTCGAAATCCTGCATGAAGACATTGGGCGTATCGCCGGGCAGTTCGACCTCAAACGGGCCACCTTCCGCCAGGATGCGCAGGCCCAGATGCTCCAGCATGGGCAGCACCTTGGACAGCTCCACCGGTCCGCCGGTCTGATAGACCTTGAAGAACAGTTGATGGGCGTCCGCTTCCACCGGGCGGTGCAGGTTCAGGGCGATGCCGCCATGGGAGATGATATGTTCGATCCGGGCCAGATCGACCACCGCCTCGTCCGGCGTATAGGCCTCCTGGTAGGAGGCGGGCAGGGTGCCGCTATATTTGCGGGCCAGGGCCAGACCCGCGGCCTCGCCCTTTTCTTCCACCAGCGCCTGGGTAAAGCGGTCGCGCCAGCCGCGCGAGGCTTCGATCAGCTGGCTTTCCAGCTCACCAACATCGACATCCGGCAGCTTGCCGGGCGTGGTCTGCACGATCAGGTGGACGCGCGCCAGCACGCTTTCCGACAGCGACACATTCACCTGGGTCGAGGTGCCGTCATAGGCCTTTTCGATCAGGGCCTGCAGGCGCTTACGCAGATCGGTATCGTAACGATCACGCGGAACATGGATCAGTGCGGAAACGAAACGCTCGAACGGGTCCTTGCGCACGAACAGGGCGACGCGCTGGCGCTCCTGCAAATGCAGCACGCCCATGGCAATGTCGTACAGCTCGTCATCGCCGATCTGGAACAGCTCATCACGCGGATAGGTTTCCAGGATATGGACCAGCGCCTTGCCATCGTGGCCGCGCCCGTCAAAGCCCGACCGCTCAATGACGCGGTTCACCTTCTGGCGCAGGAACGGGATGTCGCGCGATGACCGGTTATAGGCGGTGCTGGTGAACAGGCCGACGAACAGCCGCTCACCCACTTCCTCGCCCGCCTCGTTGAACAGCTTGACCATGACGGCGTCCAGCGGCGCGCGGCGATGGACCGTGCTGTCCTTGTTGGCCTTGGTCACCATCATGAAACGGGGGTGGCGGACAAACGCCTTCACCTCCGGCGGCAGCGTGGAGAAATAGCGCAGGCCGTCAAAGACGCTGACCTCGTCATTGCGCAGCAAGCCCAGGCCGGCGCCGGTCTGGATATCCAGCGTCTCCTCGCCATTGTCCTTGCCGAGGCGATATTCGCGGATGCCAAGGAAGATGAAATGGTCTTCATCCATCCAGCGCAGGAAGGCCAGGCCTTCCTCCCGCTCGTCCTCGGCCACGGGGCCATACTGGCCCGCAATGGTTTCGGTCAGACGGGCGCGCATGGCGTGGAAATCGGTGACCGAGGCACGGACATCGGCCAGCACGGCGGCGATGCCGGCGCGGATCGCGTCCAGTTCATCGCTGCCAGTGATCTGATCGACCTCGATATGCATCACCGATTCCGCGATGGCGTCGGCGGGTGCCTCACCATTCTGCCAGATGGCGGTCAGGCGGCCATCAGCATCGCGGCTGACCTTGATCACGGGATGCACCACCAGATGGACCGTCAGGCCCCGGCGGTTCAGTTCGGCGGAAACGCTGTCCACCAGGAAGGGCATGTCGTCATTGACGATTTCCACCACCGTATGGTGGGCGTGCCACCCGTCGCTATCGACGCGCGGGTTCAGGACGCGGACCAGCGCGTCGCCGCGCTTGCGCGTGCCCCCGAACTGCATGATGGCGATGGCCGCGCCATACAGCTCATCGGCGGTGGAGCGCAGCATGTCGTCGGGCGACACGTTGCGATAGAAGGCCCGGACGAACGCTTCGGCCAGGCCGGCCTTATCCTTGGACAACCGGCTGCGCAGCTTGGCGACAACCTGATCCACCAGCTCGGACTTACGCTGTTCGAGCTTGAACGCCATGGTATTTCTCCCGCAATGGACCGCATCTTGTCGGGGCGGTTTTGTGGCTGGATTGGCCCCGGCACGGTTCGCGGGCAACACCTTGCTCCTTTTATGCGTCGTCAGAAAGAGTGTCGGGTGACAGTTCCGCGTTCCGGAACGCTTATGCCGCCGACGGGCTGGCATACGGCATTCCATTGCTTTACAAGCGACTACGGCTTTCTTTTCGAATCCGACCGTCCAAACCCGTCCGCCAGAGAGGGAGCAAGCAGCCCGTGCCCGTGCCCGACTCGACAGTGCTGGGCCTGACCGCCGTCATCGTCGCCGTGACGGATGAGGTGCCGCGCGTGCTGGTGGTGCGACGCATGACGCACAACCTCGCCACGCCGGAACAGCGGGACGCGACGGCCGGCCAGGACGCCCTGCCCTTTGGCCCCTTTACCGCCGACCGCGACCGCACCCTGGAACAGGGTCTGCGCCGCTGGGTGGAGGAACAGACGGGCCTGCCGCTGCGCTATGTCGAGCAGCTTTATACGTTCGGGGACAAGTATCGTGACCCGCGCGAGCTGGAGGGTGGGGCCCGCGTCGTCTCTGTCGGCTATATGGCGCTGGTGCGGGAGGCGCCGCTGTCGGGCAGCGGGGCCGCCGAATGGCATGACTGGTACGATTACTTCCCGTGGGAGGATTGGCGCGATGGCCGCCCCGCCCTGCTGACCCGCACCATCCTGCCGGCCCTGTCGCGCTGGATCGCGGCGGCCCCCGACAGTGCCATTGCGGCGGCCCGCGCCGAACGTGTCTCCACGACCTTCGCCGAAGAAGAGCTTTGGGACACCGAGCGCGTGCTGGAACGGTATGAGCTGCTGTACAGCGCCGGCTTGGTGGAAGAGGCACTGCGCGACCGCGCCATCCGGCAGCGTCTGGGGTTGAGCCTGGACAATGGCCATCTGAATGAGCCCGACCTTGCCGCCCAGATGGGCACACCCATGGCCCAGGATAACCGCCGCATCCTGGCCGTGGCGCTGGGCCGGCTGCGTGGCAAGCTGAAATACCGCCCGCTTGTCTTTGACCTTTTGCCCCAGCAATTCACCCTGTTCCGGTTGCAGCGGACGGTGGAGGCGCTGTCGGGCGTGCAGCTCCATAAGCAGAATTTCCGCCGTCTGGTCCTGGCGGGGGGTCTGGTGGAGGCCACCGGATCACAGGAAGCCCATACCGGCGGACGCCCCGCTGAATTACACCGCTTCCGCCGCGACGTCCTGCGCGAACGGGTGGCGGCGGGCATCGGGCTGCCGCAGGTGCGGATGGTGGATTGATGATCGAAACCGACCGCCTGATCCTGCGCCCCTGGCTGGACAGCGACCTGGACGCTCTGACGGCCATCAATGATGACCCCGCCGTCTATCAATGGCTGGCCGGTCCCTTCACGAGGGAGATGAACGCGGCCAGCATCAAGCGGCAGCAGGGGTTTCAGGCGGACCATGGCTTTTGCTACTGGGCGGTGGTGGAAAAGACATCGGGCCAGTTGATCGGGATGGCGGGCCTGATGCCTGTCACGTTCGATGCCGGGTTCCTGCCCGCCGTGGAGATCGGCTGGCGCCTGTCGCCGTCGTTCCAGGGGAAGGGTTACGCGACGGAGGCGGCGAAGGCCGCCCTGACCCATGGCTTCGGCCCGGCGGGGCTGGACGAGATCGTGTCCTTCACCGTGCCTCACAATAGTGCGTCACGCGCCGTCATGGAACGGATCGGCCTGCGCCACGAACCGGCGATGGATTTCGATCATCCACGCCTGCCGGAAGGCCACCCCTTGCGTCGGCATGTGTTTTATCGGGTCAGAGCCACCTAGACCGTCATCCCGGCGGAAGCCGGGATGACGAATTGGGGGGAGGCCCCCCCAAACAAACAACGCCCGGCAGCAGGTCACCCCACTGCCGGGCGTCGATCCCCAGCCAGATCCCCGAAGGGACCCCAATTTCAACATCATGCCGACCGCCTGTCGCCAACCGGTGGGGTTACCCAATATCCCCGTGCATGTGCCAGAACCACTTTGCGAATCGCGTGCCAAGTGTAAAAGCGGCGTCTGACAACGCTTCCCAACAATCCCTCGACCCGACATCTGCCCAATCATGCGGCATTGGCGCCCAAATGGGCAGAAAACTCAGCGCACCACCGGCACGCGGGCTTCGGACTGCCAGAAGGACCAGCGCACGCCGGCACCGACGCTGACATTGGTCTTGTCGCGGAACAGCGGGCTGTCCTCGTTCGCCGACCCGCCGTAATAGCCGACCTGGGCCGCGCCAAACACCAGCAGCCGGTCATTGATGGGATAGGCCACACCCAGCGTGGTCTTGGTGCCGATATAGCCGTCATCAGCCTTGTAGGCCCGGCGCGTAGCCGTGGCATAGGCCGCATCGACGCCGTAGAAATAATCATTCACCCCGTCAAAGCCGAAGACCGGCCCGATGGAGGCATACCCGCGCAGCTTGGTCCCGCCCAGGGAGCGGTCGGACCAGCTCAGCTCAGGATTGACGCTGATGCCTTCATAATCAAACCCGATAAGACGGGTGGCGATGACAGCGCGCACCTCCACCCCCAGATCGACCTGCACATCCGCATGCTTGGGCATGAAATGCCAGGTGGCCTTGGGTCCCGCTTCGATCAGCAGGTCCAGGTCGGGCATGCCCTGGCGGGCCTTGTTATCCTTGCTGTCGACATCAAACGACCCATCCAGGCCGATATCCAGCTCAAACCGCCCGCCGGCCATTTCCTGGCGCGCGCGGATGAAGCCATTATCGCCAATGCGCAGATTGTCACCGCGATAGATCAAGAACGGCACGGGCAGCGCCTTGAACTGCCCTTCTGACGCCGCCGGATAATGCGCGACATAGCCACCGGCGGCCAGGATGCTGCCCTCCCACAAGGGGGCGGTTTCGTCCGTCGTCTCCATCCCGAACAGGGCCGACTGCGCGGCGGCGGGGCTGGACAGGGCCAGCAGGGTGGTAGCAAGGGCGGCAAGGCGGCGGATCATGGGGTGCAGGACCGGTCATGTTGCAGGGCGGCATAGCTCTACCGCATCGCCGCCGCCGCCGCCACATCCACCAAGGGGCTACATAAAATGCCACCCCCACATCCCTTAACCCTTACTTCTTCCCCTTCATCATGAAGGCCTGGAAGGCGGCCATGGCTTCGGGGGAGCGAAGGCAGGCGCCGAAAATCTGACCTTCCTTCTTCATGGTGGCCAGCACCTCTGCCTGATTGGGGCGCATCAGGGCCTTGGTCTGGCGCATGGCGCCCACCGGCTTGGCGGCCAGGGCCTTGGCCTTGGCAAGGGCCGTGGCAGCCAGATCGGCGGCGGGCACGATGCCCGACAGAATGCCGGTCGCCAACGCCTCCTCCGCCCCCAGCGGTTCCCCCAGCATCAGCATGCGGGCCGCCTGGGCATGGCCCATGGTGCGCGGCATCAGGATGGAACTGGCGGCCTCAGGCACCAGCCCCAGATCGACGAAGGGCACATGCAGGCGCGCATCAGGGGACGCATACACCAGATCGCAATGCAGCAGCATGGTGGTGCCCACGCCGACCGCCATCCCCTCCACCGCCGCGACCAGCGGCAGCGGCGTGGTGGCCAGTGCGAACAGGAACTGGAACACCGGCGCATCGTCACTGGCGGGCGGATTGGCCAGGAAATCGCCAATATCATTGCCGCCGGTAAAGAACCCACCCGCCCCCTGGAACAGGACAGCGCGGATGCCGGCATCGGGTGCCGTCTTCAACGCCTCGGCCATCGCGGCATACATGGCGGCGGTCAGGGCGTTGCGCTTGTCGGCGCGGTTCAGGGTGATCGTGCGCACGCCATCGGCGTCATTCACCAGCACATGCTCGGTCATTTCGGGCGCTCCCCAGCCTGGGATTATCGTTGGCGCACAGGACGCCCGAACCGGGCAACGCCGTCAAGCCGGAAAGCGCACGACCGTGCGGAAAGGCGGCTGGGACCGCTATTTCTTCTTCGGCTTGCGCGGTGCGCGCAACGCCACCTCGAACGCAGGCCGGACCCAGACCATCAGGCTGTCCGCATCCTCCAGCGCGTCCGCGGGGGGACGATGATAGTTCATCGTCCGCTCCGGCTGGTCTTCATAGGGTGCAAAGGCCGGCAGGCCCAGCGCCTCATAGGCGGGGCGATTCTGCGCGTCGGTTTTCAGATAAAGCTCCTCACCCGCGACCAGGGCGAAATTCATCCCGTCGATCGACAGGCCCCAGCCTCCGAACATGGACCGTGCCACCACCGGCCCCAGCGGTTGCATCAGCTCTAGCACATGGGTGACGAACGGGGGCGGGCGGCGCGGGGCCATGGACAGGCCTTACTTCTTGCGGAAGGCGTCCAGGGCGACGACGGTGCCGGTCGGCTTCGGCGCATCGTCGTCGGGTTCGTCGGTGGCGGCCACCGTATCCGTCCCCTCTTCCTCCATCTCCTCCTCGTCCACCAGCAGGTCCGGCATATCGTCGGGCTGGAATTGCAGGACGAAATTCACCGATGGGTCGGCGAAGGTGATGATGGTGATATAGGGCACGACCAGCCGGCGCAGCACACCGCCGAACGACAGGGTGACCGCGAACTTATCATTCTCCACCGTCAGGTCGTAGAACTGGTACTGCAGGACGATGGTCATCTCCGTCGGGTACTTGGCGCGGAGATAGTCGGGGATATCCACCCCTTCGGCATCGGTGCGGAAGGTGACATAGAAATGATGCTCGCCCGGCAGCTGTCCGCCCCGGTTCAGAACCTCACGCAGGGCCTGTCTGACGACGCCACGCTTGGCGGCCTCGACCATGCGGTCATAGCGGAGCATTTCCTCGGACATCGGTTAAGCGAACCCCTGGCAACGAACGCGACGGAACAGACCGTCCCCCATCTGGCCCCAGACAAGCCTATTACGGACGGATAATCAAGCGTCGGGCGCAAATGTCTGCGTTCCCGTATGCAGCCATGCGGGAATGGGGGCTTAGCCGGTGCCAGAACATACCGCCAAGCGGAGCTTGGGTGGCGCGTTGAGCGCCCCCGACCGCGTGGTTGCGTGAAGCCCACGGCACGGATGTGCCCGCCCGGCGATTGAGGGAGCAAAATATAAGGTGGGGGGATTCTGTTGCCCAGCTCCCCCCGGGCTGCGAACTAAGCTAACTGACTAACGCCCTTTAGGGGGAATTAGGCAGCCATGCGAAGGTCAGACGCCGAGTTATCGTTGGCATCTATGAGGTTTGACCCGATAACGGCGGTATCATGCCGAGGGAAGACTATGCCTTTATTACGCGCGTCGATCCTGTTTCGCCCCCATGAACCATCAGCCGTCAGGCCGAAGGTGAATGGTGGAGGCGCCGGGTACCGCCCCCGGGTCCGCAACGTCTATTCCACACCGCGTTTATCCCCATAGTCGGGCGAACCCGACAAGGTTCATATAGGCGATTGCAATGCGGGTTTAAAGGGGGATGTTGGGGGAACCATGTCCCAGTATCGAGGATGGAAGCATCCATCCTCGGTTGGTGCGCTGAGCGCCCGCGCACCCATGTGCGCGTAAGCCAAGGGCGCGGATGCGCCCGCCCGGCGCTTGAGGGCACACGACGTTACGGCGCCCCCGCCGTTCCGTTCGACCTGGGGTCCGCGCCCCCGCGCCACTGGCCCGTCATCTTGTCGATGCCGTTCAGCTTGCCGCCGAAATCATCGACCACGACCTCATGGCCCATGGCGCGCAGCTTGTCCGCCATGTCGCCGACCGCTGTCCCCGCCTCAATGCGGATCGTGTCGCCACTACCCATGAAGGTGGGCAGGGCCAACGCCGACTGCACATCCAGCTTCCAGTCCAGCACCCCGACAATGGCCTTGGCCACCTGCGCGATGATGGTCGGCCCGCCCGCAGCGCCGATGGCGAGCACGGCCTGACCGTTCTGGTCATAGACGATGGTGGGCGACATGGAACTGCGCGGCCGCTTGCCCGGCTCCACGCGGTTGGCGGTGGGCACACCGTCCACATCGGGGATGAAGTTGAAATCCGTCAGCTCATTATTCAGGACATAGCCATCCACGATGATGCCAGAGCCGTAGATATCCTCAATGGTGGAGGTCATGGAGGCGACATTGCCCCATTCATCGGCGACGGAGAAATGGGTGGTGCCGGGGATTTCATTGTCGGCAATCTCCGACACGCGCGGCGCATCCTTGGGGTTGCCCGCCGGCGCCTTGGGCATGGCCTTTTTCGGGTCGATCAGCCGGGCCCGGTCCTTGATATAGGCGGGGTCGGTCAGTCCTTCGACCGGCACCTTCACATGATCGGGATCGCCCAGCCACTTGGCCCGGTCGGCATAGGCCAGCCGCATCGATTCGCCTAGAATATGCCAGGCTTCCAGGCTGTTCGGCCCCATGGCGGGAATGTCGAACCCTTCCATCTGTTTCAGGATGGTCAGCACCGCGATCCCACCGGATGAGGGCGGCCCCATGCCGCAGACCGTATAGACACGGTAGGTGCCGCAGACGGGCGTGCGCGGGATCGCCCGGTAATTCACCATGTCGTCCGCGGTGATGACACTGGGGTTACGGGGCGCATTACCTACCGCCGCGCGCAGCCGATCCGCCGCCGGCCCCTTGTAGAAGGCGTCCGCCCCCTTTTCCGCCACCAGGGTCAGGAGGTCAGCCAGCTTTGGATTCTTGATCACCGACCCCGCCGGCTTGGGCGATCCGTCTGGTTGGTAATAGAGTTCCTGCGCTTCCCGTGAGACAGACAGCAGCGGCTTCTGTTCCTCCAGAAATTTCACCATGCGCGGGGTGACGACAAACCCGTCGCGCGCCAGCTTGATTGCCGGCTGGAACAAAGCCTTCCAGGGCAGCTTGCCATGGCGGGCATGGGCCAGCTCAATCAGGCGGATATTGCCCGGCACGCCCACCGACAGGCCGCCGGCGCGCGCCAGTTCATAATCCATTTCCTGGCCGTTCTTCATGAAGCGGTCGGGTTTGGCCGCCGACGGCGCCTCCTCCCGACCGTCATAGCTGAACGTGTCCTTTGACCCCGCCGGGTGGTACAGCATGAAGCCACCACCGCCGATGCCGGACGATTCCGGCTCCACCACCGTCAGGGCCAGCATCAGGGCCGCCGCCGCATCTGCCGCCGACCCACCCTGGCGCAGGATTTCCCGCCCCGCATCGGTGGCGCGCGGGTCTGCCGATGACACCATGGCCTTGCCCATAGGCAGCGCCGTCGCCGTGGTACTTTCCTTCTGCGCCCAGGCCCCCATGGCCGGTATCGCGCACAGCGCGGTGGCAACACAAAGCGACAGGGCAAGCGAACGCAGG
Proteins encoded in this region:
- a CDS encoding NAD-glutamate dehydrogenase, translating into MAFKLEQRKSELVDQVVAKLRSRLSKDKAGLAEAFVRAFYRNVSPDDMLRSTADELYGAAIAIMQFGGTRKRGDALVRVLNPRVDSDGWHAHHTVVEIVNDDMPFLVDSVSAELNRRGLTVHLVVHPVIKVSRDADGRLTAIWQNGEAPADAIAESVMHIEVDQITGSDELDAIRAGIAAVLADVRASVTDFHAMRARLTETIAGQYGPVAEDEREEGLAFLRWMDEDHFIFLGIREYRLGKDNGEETLDIQTGAGLGLLRNDEVSVFDGLRYFSTLPPEVKAFVRHPRFMMVTKANKDSTVHRRAPLDAVMVKLFNEAGEEVGERLFVGLFTSTAYNRSSRDIPFLRQKVNRVIERSGFDGRGHDGKALVHILETYPRDELFQIGDDELYDIAMGVLHLQERQRVALFVRKDPFERFVSALIHVPRDRYDTDLRKRLQALIEKAYDGTSTQVNVSLSESVLARVHLIVQTTPGKLPDVDVGELESQLIEASRGWRDRFTQALVEEKGEAAGLALARKYSGTLPASYQEAYTPDEAVVDLARIEHIISHGGIALNLHRPVEADAHQLFFKVYQTGGPVELSKVLPMLEHLGLRILAEGGPFEVELPGDTPNVFMQDFDMRTADGRAVELDRVKAAFEDAFQRVWTGEAQSDGFNRLVLLSGMDWREVTVFRAYAKYLKQAKFDFSQEYIENTLSTHSKIARLLLDLFRFSHDPAILAKLGRDEVDTKRKGLILEIDHALDTVTNLDEDRILRRMLNIIRATLRTNFFQKGADGKPKSYISFKLDSGSIDDLPLPRPWREIWVYSPRVEAIHLRGGKVARGGIRWSDRKEDFRTEILGLIKAQIVKNAVIVPVGSKGGFIVKNPVPASAGRDAVMAEVIECYKTMMRGLLDITDNLKNGVVIPPTDVVRLDSDDPYLVVAADKGTATFSDIANGVSREYGFWLDDAFASGGSAGYDHKGMGITARGAWEAVKRHFRELGKDIQTEDFTTVGVGDMSGDVFGNGMLLSKHIRLIAAFDHRHIFVDPNPDATSSWVERKRLFDLPRSSWADYDTTKLSPGGAIFDRGAKSLTLSPEIRQALEIQTERVTPTELMRAVLRAKVELLWLGGIGTYVKSTDETNADAGDKANDPIRLNGRDLRARVVGEGANLGFTQRGRIEAAQAGVSINTDAIDNSAGVDTSDHEVNIKILLRDVMDGGGMTREQRDVLLAQMTDEVADLVLADNYKQTQALTIAQAISVETLEDQARFARTMEKAGKLSRAIEFLPDDEEIAARVNAKRGLTRPETAVLLAYAKIDLYDQLLASDLPEDKTVERDLMRYFPKALQERFPDAVARHQLRREIICTAVTNGMVNRVGPTFTWEMVEQTGRSEGDVARAYLIVRDAFGLRRLWDAVEALDTKVPAAVQTAMMLYTGRLMRRAVPWVLAHGSYPLDIAAEVARLAPVVEELTGHLPDILSPSALKWLAETAGNWSKDGVPGDLARRVSALPLLAASTDIAEIAVEAGRDPSDVANLYFDLGDRLGLEYLRARTAEVRCENHWQRQAVAASLDDLFNLQARLTARVLVQVQGGGDLFSAWAAHRTGPLERINSLLADLRGVAALDIAMLAVAGRQLRGLLAG
- a CDS encoding NrtR DNA-binding winged helix domain-containing protein produces the protein MPVPDSTVLGLTAVIVAVTDEVPRVLVVRRMTHNLATPEQRDATAGQDALPFGPFTADRDRTLEQGLRRWVEEQTGLPLRYVEQLYTFGDKYRDPRELEGGARVVSVGYMALVREAPLSGSGAAEWHDWYDYFPWEDWRDGRPALLTRTILPALSRWIAAAPDSAIAAARAERVSTTFAEEELWDTERVLERYELLYSAGLVEEALRDRAIRQRLGLSLDNGHLNEPDLAAQMGTPMAQDNRRILAVALGRLRGKLKYRPLVFDLLPQQFTLFRLQRTVEALSGVQLHKQNFRRLVLAGGLVEATGSQEAHTGGRPAELHRFRRDVLRERVAAGIGLPQVRMVD
- a CDS encoding GNAT family N-acetyltransferase, producing the protein MIETDRLILRPWLDSDLDALTAINDDPAVYQWLAGPFTREMNAASIKRQQGFQADHGFCYWAVVEKTSGQLIGMAGLMPVTFDAGFLPAVEIGWRLSPSFQGKGYATEAAKAALTHGFGPAGLDEIVSFTVPHNSASRAVMERIGLRHEPAMDFDHPRLPEGHPLRRHVFYRVRAT
- a CDS encoding MipA/OmpV family protein translates to MIRRLAALATTLLALSSPAAAQSALFGMETTDETAPLWEGSILAAGGYVAHYPAASEGQFKALPVPFLIYRGDNLRIGDNGFIRARQEMAGGRFELDIGLDGSFDVDSKDNKARQGMPDLDLLIEAGPKATWHFMPKHADVQVDLGVEVRAVIATRLIGFDYEGISVNPELSWSDRSLGGTKLRGYASIGPVFGFDGVNDYFYGVDAAYATATRRAYKADDGYIGTKTTLGVAYPINDRLLVFGAAQVGYYGGSANEDSPLFRDKTNVSVGAGVRWSFWQSEARVPVVR
- a CDS encoding enoyl-CoA hydratase-related protein, coding for MTEHVLVNDADGVRTITLNRADKRNALTAAMYAAMAEALKTAPDAGIRAVLFQGAGGFFTGGNDIGDFLANPPASDDAPVFQFLFALATTPLPLVAAVEGMAVGVGTTMLLHCDLVYASPDARLHVPFVDLGLVPEAASSILMPRTMGHAQAARMLMLGEPLGAEEALATGILSGIVPAADLAATALAKAKALAAKPVGAMRQTKALMRPNQAEVLATMKKEGQIFGACLRSPEAMAAFQAFMMKGKK
- a CDS encoding TfoX/Sxy family protein, which encodes MAPRRPPPFVTHVLELMQPLGPVVARSMFGGWGLSIDGMNFALVAGEELYLKTDAQNRPAYEALGLPAFAPYEDQPERTMNYHRPPADALEDADSLMVWVRPAFEVALRAPRKPKKK
- a CDS encoding SspB family protein — protein: MSEEMLRYDRMVEAAKRGVVRQALREVLNRGGQLPGEHHFYVTFRTDAEGVDIPDYLRAKYPTEMTIVLQYQFYDLTVENDKFAVTLSFGGVLRRLVVPYITIITFADPSVNFVLQFQPDDMPDLLVDEEEMEEEGTDTVAATDEPDDDAPKPTGTVVALDAFRKK
- the ggt gene encoding gamma-glutamyltransferase codes for the protein MTRLRSLALSLCVATALCAIPAMGAWAQKESTTATALPMGKAMVSSADPRATDAGREILRQGGSAADAAAALMLALTVVEPESSGIGGGGFMLYHPAGSKDTFSYDGREEAPSAAKPDRFMKNGQEMDYELARAGGLSVGVPGNIRLIELAHARHGKLPWKALFQPAIKLARDGFVVTPRMVKFLEEQKPLLSVSREAQELYYQPDGSPKPAGSVIKNPKLADLLTLVAEKGADAFYKGPAADRLRAAVGNAPRNPSVITADDMVNYRAIPRTPVCGTYRVYTVCGMGPPSSGGIAVLTILKQMEGFDIPAMGPNSLEAWHILGESMRLAYADRAKWLGDPDHVKVPVEGLTDPAYIKDRARLIDPKKAMPKAPAGNPKDAPRVSEIADNEIPGTTHFSVADEWGNVASMTSTIEDIYGSGIIVDGYVLNNELTDFNFIPDVDGVPTANRVEPGKRPRSSMSPTIVYDQNGQAVLAIGAAGGPTIIAQVAKAIVGVLDWKLDVQSALALPTFMGSGDTIRIEAGTAVGDMADKLRAMGHEVVVDDFGGKLNGIDKMTGQWRGGADPRSNGTAGAP